AGGCCGCAGCTGTGCCACAGCCTGACCTGTCGCCCGCTCCACATTGACCACCTGTGCGTGAGCGGCTTAGGCCGAACCGagatgctcgcagcgtcatcaacaactGGCATCAagcccagcatgatgatgacatccatcatgAGGCGGTGAGAGCAGGTGGCACGGGCCTTGgctggaccatcgaggggagtagtgaaacgcgccctaggcatggtcactgGCCAGACGACTAGAGTCGCAGCCCGAATGGCTTGGGATCATGAGCTTTCGGCCACCGCATCTAGACagcgccgttcccacagcgcttctgaccacccaccaacatcgccaaatacactGGGGAGATGAATCCCGATATATGGCAAGAAGACTTCTGGCTCGTCTGCTGAGCtgggggagtggatgatgaccacttcatcattcaatacctccccatctatgtgggggaacatgttcgagcgtggctcgaattccttccgcacgacagcatctacaactgggcggacctcaagaggatttTCATTGGgaacttccaggggacgtatgtctaccCTAGGAActtctgggacctcaagagctgctagcaggAGCCCATTGAGTCCTTGTGGGATTATATCCTTAGGTTCTCAAAGCGATGCAACTCCCTTTCTAATGTTGTCGATGAGGACATCATTAGCGCATTCCTTTCtgagacaacctgtgagtccctgatccacaagcttggctgtctgaagccccgaactacccgcgacctgctcgacgtcgccatgaaccatgcctccagcgaggaggtggtcggagtggtctttAGCGGTGGCcgagacaagggcaaggccaagcgcgaggaccaagacgagggcccctccacgcagagggcaaaaataacaagaaggatcggcgccgaccggccaactctgctTTGGTCGCCTTGGCTGATTGCGTGGGCAAGCAGCCTCAGTAGGGCCTCctagaccacttcaacaagctcatggagagcctgtgcaccaaccacgcctaccccatcaagcacctctacatggACTGTGAGCTCCTCTAGTGTTTTCTACGATAAGCCAGcgggccgaaagaaggaaagggcaaggaggcagtagccaagaaaggaggcatggcagACAAAGATGGGGACGGTTTTCCCGAtcccgaggaatgcatcatgatctttgggggatccaatgccatctactccaagcgccagcataaagtgcgctacagagaggcatgcatcgccgaaacggccgtctcctccttccttatctggtcggaatctctgatcacttttgatcagagggaccacccTTCCCACATCGCTAGACCGGGCTGCTACCCGCTCATTATTTCACCCCATTGTCCAcaagaagtggctcaccaaggtgctgatggacgaaggcagcagcctcaacatcttctatgtcgacaccctcgatgccatgcgcatccctcggtCGAAGCTCCACCcggcgagctctcccttccatagcatgatcctaggagcgcatgcatacccgctcgggcagatcgacctgcccgtcatgttCGGCGACTGAGCAAACTTCATCTCAGAGacactcaccttcaaggtggaggacttcctagggtcctaccatgccatcttggggcggccatgctatgccaagttcatggcgatccccaactacacctacctcaagctgaagatgccaggaccgaatggcatcatcattatgggtagcaccttttcacatGCCTACATGTGTGACCGTGAGCATTTCAagctcgccactgccgtcatcaactccgCTGAGCTCCCTCAGCTCGTAGAATAGTCGACCCCAGCAGTCTTGGACTATAACAAGTCAACCTCCTTGACTACCTTCTGCCCacccaaggaaaccaaggcggtggggatcgaccccaccgacccaaccaagacggtgtgtatcgggacccagctcctggccaaataggaatgcgagctcatcgacatTCTACATGCCAATCGCTATGTCTTCGCATgtaaaccttctgacatgctaggcatactacaggaggtcgccgagcatgcattacgcctcatcctgggctcgaagcccaccaagcaacgacTGCATCACTTTGATGACGAGAGGCGCAgagccataggcgaggaggttgctaaactcctggcagccggattcatcaaagaggtatatcactccgactggcttgccaatcctattcttgttaaaaagaagaccaaaaaatggagaatgtgtgttgattatactggcctcaagaaggcatgtccgaaggatcattttcctttgccacacatagaccaaatagtcgactccgcCTCAAGCTGCGAagtcctctcctttctggacgcCTACtaaggctatcactagatcacaaTGAAGGAGACTGACTAGCTTGCAACTTCCTTCATCACctcatatggttcgtactgctacgtaaccatgcctttcggtctgaagaacgctggcgccacctatcaacgatgcatacagcaatgcttcgctgaccaaattGACCCACTCAACCAACCTAACCAAATCaagtggccaaaaccaacaatcgtcgtctatgttgatgacatagtggccAAACACAGCTCAAGCttgcaaacttggccacaacgttcgcaaacctctgaaggttcaacatcaaattaaatcctaaaaagtgtgttttcggggttctaaAGGGAAAGTTGCTCGGATACATCATCTCtgaacgtggcatcgaggccaacccccaaAAAAAcacgaccatctccaacatgggccctatacacaacgtcaaaggcgtacaaaggctcactggctatttggccgctctaagccggttcatctctcggctaggcgagcgggggatgcctctctacaagcttctcaaaaagttAGACACGTTCGTCTAGACTGAGGAGGCAcagcaggctttggaaagcctcaaaacatcactgacgttggccccaatcctcgtcgctcccgaattgggagaacccctcctcctctacatcacagCAACCAACCACATGGTGAGCgtcgccctagtcatcgaaagggaggagccagacCACCAtcttaaggtccaacgacccatatacttcatcagcgaggtactcacCAACACCAAAgttcggtacccctaggtgcaaaaacttcaatacgccgtgctgatggcgacctagaagctcctgcactacttcaccgaccacgaagtcgcggtcatcacttcattcccactcagagacatcgTTCGCAACCGCAACGCCGCAGGACGGATCTCCGAGTGGCACTCGaactaatgggccatgacatcaggtatatcccccgcaccgctattaagtcttaggccctcatggattttgtcgccgaatggacggaggtccagctcttgaccccagacatcacccacgagtactagacgatgtacttcgacgagtCCGTAATGGCGTctggctcaggggctggagtggttctaatctctcTAGATGGGATCAGGCTCTGCTATGCGATCTGCCTCCACTTTTTCACCTCAAACAATGCCgtagaatatgaggccctcatcaacggactacgcatggccatcgagctcggcgccacatgGCTCTACATCCAcggtgactcggagttggtcatcgaccaagtcatgaaggagtcctcttccaaaagccccctcatggcagcatactgccaggagctgcacaagctcgaggacaaattctaggggatcaatcTACACCATGTCCtctcgaaaggacaatgatgctgccaattttctcgcaaaattggctgccaggtgggTTCCATCTCTgaacggggtcttcatcaacgaccttcatGAGGCATCTACCCGCATCCTAGTAGGTTCGATCCAAACACACCCCGACACCAacccagtgctcgggggctccaaccctGGTGCCCCCATGACGACATCGCCCATCGATGTCGCCATGGTGGCACTTGATCCAACCGATTGGAGAgcaccgctactcacctacctccttaaGGAGGTCCTCCCACTAGAAAGGACTGAAGCATGACGAATTGCTCAACTCACCAAGACATTCATCGCGATTGgtaacgaactctacaaacgaggcccgtcgggagtactcatgaagtgcatccccaccaaccaagggaaacaactcctcctaaaggtccatgctggaatctatggacatcacgcagccctgaggtcgctggttggaaaagcctttcggcaaggtttttactagcccaccgtacTATGAGATGCAGAAGAGAtcgtccgtaggtgtgaaggatgccagttctatgctcggcaaactcatttgccaacacaggagctcgaaaccatccccatcacctagccgttcatggtctggggcctcaacatggtaggacccctcaaaaagggcctaggcggcttcactcacctactcatagcagtggacaagttcaccaagtggatagaggcaaagcccatcaccaacattcattcaaaagaggcggtcaagttcttccNNNNNNNNNNNNNNNNNNNNNNNNNNNNNNNNNNNNNNNNNNNNNNNNNNNNNNNNNNNNNNNNNNNNNNNNNNNNNNNNNNNNNNNNNNNNNNNNNNNNGGCGCACGACCCGGGCCTCGTTTACGACGCGCGCGTGGACGACTACGTCCGCATGCTGTGCGCGGAAGGGTACAACCCCACGCAGCTCCGCGCCGTCACCGGCTCCAACGCCACGGCCTGCCCGGCCGACGCCAGTGGCGGCACCGCCGCCGACCTCAACTACCCGACGATGGCGCACCGCGCCAAGCCGGGTAAGAACTTCACCGTCCGCTTCCCACGCACCATCACCAACGTCGGAGCGCCGAGCTCCGTGTACACTACCAAGATAACCGCCTCGGGGCCATACGTCACAGTCACCGTCGCGCCGACGAGGCCGGCGTTCAGCAGCCTGCTTCAGAAGCTATCGTTCAACGTGACGGTCTCCGGCGCCCTGCCGGATGCGAACGAGTTCGTGTCGGCTGCTGTCGTGTGGTCTGATGGTGTGCGTCAGATTAGGAGTCCGATTATTGTGCTCATAGTGGATGTTGAGTGAGGGTCTCCGAGAGACTCTTTATATCATTCCTAAATGCTAAGAATAGATATTTTAGTGAAAAAATATCCTCCAACAGCTTCATTAGATAgttatccaaatatagccatcttgTGTTCTGAAATTTTCGCTAACCAAAAATAGAAGACGCGAATGGCTCTCTAGACTacgcatgagatatagaaaaactgttgaagagtgaaaagatatagataacgatttttatgcaaatgactctctAAACGTGGATTTAGATAGTAagatttagaaaggctcttggagatgctcaatgttgaaaacaactcgttatatTTGTCGTTGGAAAAATTCGTCAATCCCAGATATGCCATCAATACAGGTGACGGCAAATATTAGATTGAGAAGATTTCAAATTGCAGTGCATGTGAAGAATTGCTCCACTGGAATACATTGAGTTCGAGTTACTATGTTAGATCAAATAAAaattgtcgacaaaagatgttcggcagtccaccgaggggtatcccacgatggtagatttgtcgtagaggtgagcgagatcaggagcgagatggtaatacaagcaccaagacacaagatttagacaggttcggccgtcagtatgacgtaatacctacatgcTGTGTTATGATGCATTGCACTGAGATATCGAGTAGGGATCTctgcctctctttatatactctagagggatagggttacaagaaaagtatcctatttggtactatacaatagcttgcggtgcacgccgagcagcgccgtgcacgtcttgatcttatgggctgggctacctataatggtgcggcccatgtcttgtcttgtggatttTGGGGGGCTATACCCTCGTAGCTAgcccccgagcctgatagtaggtgacgtagtcacgttgtgctagggtcaaaaagtaaaagaaaggcagaagaccggctgagcaggcaaccagtccacgggCGGAGCCCCGAATTGAAAAGCACACATTCATCGCAAGATGAAGTgttcccacttagtccccgagcctgctggaagatgaagaatggatctcgtagcagggtcaaagaaaaagaagtctcaaAGCTTCCCGACGCCGtctgacatgtgcgtatcaagacccccgatgtgctgcccaagatgagcaccctaatccaaacaacatggagcaacttgatagcacacccatgagacgtagcaagatccgaccatcaagggagtcctcggcgtagctggcgacgtccaagcgccgaggagtccccgatgtagttggtgatgtccgagccctgaggagtccccagcgtagctggcgacgtccgagcaccgaggagtccccggcgtagctggcgaggtccgagcaccgaggagtccccgatgtagctggcgaCGTAGCTGGCGAGGTCAGAGCACCGAGGGCCgacgttcgagcaccgaggagtccccggcgtacctggcgatgtccgagcaccgaggagtccccagcgtagctggcgatgtccgagcaccgaggagttctcggcgtagctggcgacgtccgagcaccgaggagtccccggcgtaactggcgatgtccgagcaccgaggagtccccggcttggcgtagctggcgatgtccgagcaccgaggagtcctcggcatcgctggcgatgtccgagcactgaggagtccccggcatcgctggcaatgtccgagcaccgaggagcccccgatgtagctggcgatgtccgcaaggtgaagtgtgcccacttagtcctcgagcatgaagaaaccgagcgccgaggagtaaccgtcatagctggcgatgaagcacgagcgacgaacggtctggtcaactggtcggcagcgaaatgagcattgagtagaagcgaccagcgaacagtccgatcaactggtcggcgacggagtccatgaaccaagcagtCTGACCAGTGATCGGTGaagaagtccgagcactaggtggtccgatgacctggacgatgatcctgcaatacaaacatgtagaacgggtagtacatgatgtaaaaatatatgaactccggagaaaaaaaaatagcgtttgtagctcggcgatcagttggagcgaagatgtatttatatttaatataaaccgtccgactagttattgtgtagctgagtctctagtcctacctagcccatagtccataacgtcgagcgcggagcctgtgcacgtgtaggaggaagaggcgtcaccaaggaaccatagccgaccacccataacgcagagcgcggagcccgtagcacgtgtacgGAGGAGCCGGACACAGGGCTGTCTACggggacatccgagcgtcaacatgattgttcgggggttcagaaaatcgtttggagagcaaacatggagaaaacagcttggagaaacattatggcgatatatggagactggagaatatttagaagaatattaaagctgtgacttagcttgattggcGGTCGAGTGGATTAGTCAGTGAGCCATAGTTGATGCCAGCTGATCCCTTATTGGATTGCGTTAGCCGTGCGAGGGCCGGAACCCATGGGCGTGTAGAGTTGTAGTCCGATCCGAAAACGTGGCCCAGGTGAGATGCCCGCAGGTGAGGTCGCCGCGGACGAACCTGAGATGGCGGAGTCATCCAGATCGATGTTGAAGTCGTTCATCATGGTTGACGGTAGATTCCTGATCGAGCCGAGTAGATCTTGGTCGTCTGGTACTCGTTCCCGAATTGTATGTCGAGTCCGAGTAGTCGAAGTTGTAGGCGAGCGCCACGATGAAGTCTGGCGTGATGGTGCCCGTGTATATACTTTATGACTAGCTTGCATGTTGATACACATTCGATCTGCTGCTTGCATGCTGCTGTACAGAATATCGATGTATGCACTTCGAATCATGGCGTATTCATCACGTGACGACATAGCTTTGCCGCCGCTCTCGGCTCATGGTGGCCATGATTAAGTCTTCGGCATTGATGCATGTCGTGCCCAAAGCTGTATACACCGATGTCGTCGGGAGGTGATGCATGCGCCGCATGTCGAGCCCGTAGGGCTGCTGAAGGATGCCACCGCCGGAAGTGCCACGAGCGGCGtcgatcttgagatcccatctggccAGCCATGggtcaagcgcacacccctacctgccgcgccaactatcgacaaaagatgcttggcagtctaccgaggggtatcccacgatggtagatttgtcgtagaggtgagcgagatcaggaacgagatggtaatacaagcaccaagacacaagatttagacaggttcggccgtcagtatgacataatacctacatcatgtgttctgatgtattgcattgagatgttgagtaggggacccctgcctctccttatatactctggaggggcagggttacaaagaaagtatcatatttggtactatagaATAGCTTGCGGTTCaaaccgagcagcgccgtgcatacCTTGattttgtgggctgggccacctctgatggtgcggcccatgtcttgtcttgtggattccgaaggccatacccccacaaaaaCGCTCAAATGAGCTTCTATAATCAGTCACATGGTGAACAAAACCATCTAATTCACAACTTGCTAAACAACCACCAGTCACTTTTCTCCTGGCTTAAAGATGAATGTCGCTGTAACCATCAGCACTTAAAATGGCACTCACCTCCCTTCGGATGCCAGCAGAGGCGCTTCTAATAGAACATCAGTAGGATCTCTCCAGATAGCATCACAGGTCATCATGGCTCAAGGATCACCAGTAATCTTTGCAAAAACAAGATCCGTCCTTGAAGTGACGAAACCGAATCCGATCCCTCACAATGATTTCAACATTGTATAGCTTCGATATGAGCTTGCTGATGGTGTGGCAGTCTTTGCACACTCTAAGGTTCTTCAAAATCCGGATGGGTGCCCCAGGTGTCGCATTGAGTAGGCCAAATGATATGTGTTACTGATCTAAGATATTGGAACTACGAATTTGATAGCTATGGTGGTAGGAATTGGATACATGACAACGAATCTCGCCGCTGCCTAGCGCTCAGTCGGTTTGGGTTCGTTTCTTAGCATCCAAGACAGGTTGTTTACGTTACAGGAGTAGCTCAAGACGATCATTACATAGCTGTGTTGGGCCTCTCTCTACTTTCATTCTGGGCCTACATATTTTGGGTTGGGTCGCTTCAAGCGAGGCACGCGTTCCTTCAGACGCCTGGGCTTGGGCCGTCGTGGATGCTTGTAGCGAATGATGCCATTCAGTAATGTATAATTGCCATGTGGAGATTGAAGAACCGCGTGGCAAGCGTGGAGAGCAACTCTAAAAAAATGTGGAGAGTGAAGAGCCAACTCAGCGAGTAGCTTGGATGCCAGGGGGTCGcacaactggattcaggttctttgccgagtgtctgaggcactcggcaaaggccaaattgcactcggcaaagcctttgccgagtgcggcactcggcaaagaacacacggcaaaaaattgatcggcaaagcccctttgccgagtgtcttttatcgggcactcggcaaaggttttgccgagagccccgttggcactcggcaaagaaaagcaaccgtcacggcgccggccccatcgacagtggctttgccgagtgccaaccctgcaggcactcggcaaagattttttattttttttaaaaaaaaattctttgccgagtgccctctattcggccctcggcaaagatgtttttttctaaaaattcattgccgagtgccccctggtcggcactcggcaaagtttgaatttttttttaaaaaaaattctttgccgagtgccctctggccggcactcggcaaagtttgaattttttttaaaaaagaaattctttgtcgagtgccatggtcatggcactcggcaaacctggaaaaatggttttccgagtgcccatttttccagctttgccgagtgctatgaccatggcactcggcaacggggtcctttgccgagtgcaacactcggcaaagtgtcccaaaacggcaatttttttttacattccatcatgacaaataaattcatacaaacatatatcacatatatatctcatccaacacatatatatctcattcatcacatatatatctcatccatcacatatatatctcatccatccacacatccatccgcacatatcacatccatcataatatatatcacatatataataataagtgctcaagtccatccaaataaatccacaagtccctataagtccacaagtgcatcacaagtatatcacaagtccaccaccaagtgaacaacaaatgaaaaaatacaacgtgcactcatctcggccacaacaactgtggtgaaggcccagctccatcatttggaggtgcatgaggttgattattcgaaccaccgtcagatgaagactgcacaaaggagaaaagattgcatgtgagacaagattatttggatagctaatctaggaaggtagaggccatacaagcaaagcacaagcgaaagtaaaaaactttcatactcacaggagtagctgtagctgtaggacgcggaggcggaggtggaaccaacagcccagctggcaaAGAGAAGctcacacgttgcccaagcccttgtaggaactccgtaatgtccgtcagcctctgcgcctgagcctaccgctcggcctccagctgggccaccATCCACTGTAGTCcagcctccagctcctgacgttgcctcatttcttgttccagtcgggcctacaatatttcactccaatgtttcagtaatgcaaagctaattaaggtgtgcaaagatcaatgtatgatgagtaaaataggaataacctcgagtgcgtcgacccggtgctgtgcagcggtcgggcgtgtgcgaatggccgggctctcgcttgtgctccatgctcggatctgggagagagagggagtagaggccgtgtcgatgacgccgtcgccaagccagaaccgcccatgtttcttgccttgccccgccctcatgacggcctctccatcgacgtcctaggtgctcggatcgtggtctgacccatggagcgacatcgccacctcagtgtactcactgatgcgggagtggacgccaagccaggttgaaggagacgccAGACGTTGCCTTGctcttgtgggccatacaccatgcctggaagtccgagcaagtctGGCCACTATGttacgccgactgcgagaaagacagcacgatgattagaaatcaggcagaactgagcgtcacaatagataaatgaattcgcgtaaccatgcttgtttgtatccagcAAGGCTGCGGCTACCTTGATGGTGtgttg
Above is a genomic segment from Miscanthus floridulus cultivar M001 chromosome 3, ASM1932011v1, whole genome shotgun sequence containing:
- the LOC136543587 gene encoding subtilisin-like protease SBT4.6, translating into MLCAEGYNPTQLRAVTGSNATACPADASGGTAADLNYPTMAHRAKPGKNFTVRFPRTITNVGAPSSVYTTKITASGPYVTVTVAPTRPAFSSLLQKLSFNVTVSGALPDANEFVSAAVVWSDGVRQIRSPIIVLIVDVE